A region of Macadamia integrifolia cultivar HAES 741 unplaced genomic scaffold, SCU_Mint_v3 scaffold1765, whole genome shotgun sequence DNA encodes the following proteins:
- the LOC122064792 gene encoding putative disease resistance protein RGA3 codes for MEIFGSVLLLVPCFPPVSATFPQPSRSLEAFATVGGGPIQARKQGFLGLDGRKELELIGVECFNNLVMRSFFHDLRKDKDGHIYYCKMHDLVHDLAQFITDKECFLIEMKSNNDGDQLHNNKKFRYLSLVSGEEAMNSIPTLSELCNLQTLKLDNCEYLSKLPQGIGKLINLRHLEIENTVCLNCLPQEIRRLTSLRTLNRFFASEGCKIGELKNLNLLQGSLEITRLKRVENKSESYEAGLKNKQDVRSLVLEFSDDSLGGVKEVERMEDVLQGLEPHPNLEKLSIYEYPGFKLPSWMSDNSVLSNLQSLSLSCCWKLRQLPPTLWKLPFLEIIEIDLLPNWEEWTMGVEEDGVIISTTILPCLRNLVISSCPKLKTLPALGKLASLESIKIEGLQGLTHWDEWELGVDGKEIKIMPCLRILKLYKCPNLSVVLATGVLVSLEQLSVHSSRKIKYIGELCEGGGSDGNDLFPELESLEFGGMENLEECETRRTIIKHRQIMPCLRSLVLWHCPMLVAPPHHLFLLPHISPPLLRKLVIGDSPFLSWMQQPPLPPSSYVLLPFLEELELLYNAGSLSRSLLSPDNSQMWFLNLKSLILTGSPHTSLPQGIGQLTMLQRLTIRSWNRMTYMSEEIQHMAMLRELRILCCEILGPRCQEGAADWGKISYIPSIIVGGIFVEHQ; via the exons GGTTTTCTTGGCCTTGACGGAAGAAAAGAATTGGAGCTTATTGGTGTAGAGTGTTTCAACAATCTAGTGATGCGCTCGTTTTTCCACGATCTAAGAAAAGATAAGGATGGCCACATATACTATTGTAAGATGCATGATCTTGTTCATGACCTTGCACAATTTATCACTGATAAAGAATGCTTTCTTATAGAGATGAAAAGCAATAATGATGGTGATCAGTTGCACAACAACAAGAAGTTCCGCTATTTATCTTTGGTATCAGGCGAGGAGGCAATGAATTCAATTCCA ACATTAAGTGAACTATGCAATTTGCAAACCTTGAAACTTGACAATTGTGAGTATCTTAGTAAACTTCCCCAAGGGATTGGAAAATTGATTAATTTGAGACATCTTGAAATTGAGAATACTGTCTGTCTCAACTGTCTACCTCAAGAAATTAGAAGATTAACATCCCTTCGAACATTAAACAGATTCTTTGCTTCTGAAGGATGTAAGATTGGTGAATTGAAAAACCTCAATCTTCTTCAAGGAAGTCTAGAAATAACAAGGCTGAAGAGAGTGGAAAACAAGAGCGAGAGCTACGAGGCAGGATTGAAGAATAAGCAAGATGTTCGTAGCCTGGTGTTGGAGTTTTCGGATGATTCACTTGGTGGAGTCAAGGAAGTGGAGAGGATGGAGGATGTGCTTCAAGGCCTTGAACCACATCCCAACCTGGAAAAATTAAGCATTTATGAATACCCTGGTTTCAAGTTGCCAAGTTGGATGAGTGATAATTCTGTGTTGTCTAATTTACAGTCTCTGTCTCTGTCTTGTTGCTGGAAACTTAGACAGTTACCCCCTACATTGTGGAAATTACCATTCCTTGAAATTATTGAGATCGATCTTTTGCCTAATTGGGAAGAGTGGACTATGGGAGTAGAAGAAGATGGAGTGATTATCAGTACAACTATTTTGCCATGTCTCCGTAATTTGGTCATCTCAAGTTGTCCAAAGCTGAAGACATTGCCAGCTCTTGGAAAACTAGCATCCCTTGAATCCATTAAAATTGAGGGATTACAAGGGTTAACACATTGGGAT GAGTGGGAATTGGGAGTGGATGGGAAGGAGATTAAGATTATGCCATGTCTTCGTATATTGAAGCTTTACAAGTGCCCAAACTTAAGTGTTGTACTGGCTACTGGGGTACTTGTGTCACTTGAACAGCTTTCAGTACATTCTTCgaggaaaataaaatacattGGTGAACTCTGCGAAGGTGGGGGGAGTGATGGTAATGATTTATTCCCTGAGTTGGAATCACTTGAGTTTGGAGGTATGGAAAATTTGGAGGAGTGTGAGACTAGGAGAACGATTATAAAACACCGGCAAATAATGCCTTGTCTTAGGAGCTTAGTACTTTGGCATTGTCCCATGTTAGTTGCACCACCACACCATCTCTTCCTGCTGCCTCATATATCACCACCACTCCTAAGGAAGCTGGTTATAGGAGATAGTCCATTTTTGAGTTGGATGCAACAGCCACCATTGCCACCTTCATCATATGTTTTACTGCCATTCCTTGAGGAGTTAGAGTTGTTATACAATGCAGGTTCTCTATCAAGGTCACTGTTATCACCAGATAATAGTCAGATGTGGTTCCTCAACCTCAAGTCTTTGATTCTCACTGGTTCACCACATACATCACTTCCCCAAGGCATAGGACAACTCACAATGCTACAGAGATTAACAATCCGGAGTTGGAACAGAATGACATATATGTCAGAGGAGATACAACATATGGCCATGCTTCGAGAGCTAAGGATTTTATGTTGTGAGATTCTTGGACCACGATGTCAAGAAGGAGCAGCAGATTGGGGCAAGATATCATACATCCCCTCAATTATAGTTGGTGGAATTTTTGTTGAGCACCAATGA